The Bacteroidota bacterium genome window below encodes:
- a CDS encoding DUF4783 domain-containing protein has translation MSGIKQFFIYTCFVGVFALFAVPQSLAYAHMQTDPEETIAMVQQAIASGDAKKISRFASNYTEVSIEGATTLYSRAQTAYILKAFFRDHPPERFSFQHKLRVGKDWYVHGRYWNRGKSSYRMELTMHWNGNQMEIKSISIHQTG, from the coding sequence ATGTCAGGAATAAAGCAGTTTTTTATATATACTTGTTTTGTAGGCGTGTTTGCCTTGTTTGCCGTCCCCCAAAGTCTGGCGTATGCCCATATGCAGACCGATCCGGAGGAGACCATAGCCATGGTGCAGCAAGCTATCGCAAGCGGCGATGCAAAAAAGATTTCCAGGTTCGCGAGCAACTACACCGAAGTTTCCATTGAAGGAGCAACAACGTTGTACAGCCGGGCCCAAACCGCATACATACTGAAGGCATTCTTCAGAGACCATCCACCCGAACGGTTTTCGTTTCAACACAAACTCCGGGTTGGGAAAGATTGGTATGTACACGGTCGGTACTGGAATCGCGGGAAGTCATCCTATCGCATGGAATTGACCATGCATTGGAATGGCAACCAGATGGAAATCAAAAGTATCAGTATTCACCAAACAGGGTGA
- a CDS encoding ATP-binding protein: MPEARPDLQRPAGDMPRWQLVVLVLLVLLLAATTMLKQYRLGQVAGDTSRQQVRIVEQAFETIKKDLAGLQDDLLDEAQKIASRKEIVESLDLYSQTNDPASLQRLIRYFTTYKNAEDGAVELYTAAPRLLAWKGFSLSTGEALLKPDFLNTAHIEAIDDEGVREALIAWQPVISDGRTIGAVRAVRLVGAKMPVENQFLQSYSLSDRWRRLTRLPVQAWVQQQVSLTEQEHAEGRLWPITDVEGHTLGSVYIAFPRADELQASIEEQFSDIQTVWLALMGMLLMLMCFQWLRRLPVTGQPTSKSIRMASVQLFVLTFLLVGFRYGMLLFDVPARWQRGKAPLAPLFDPSHFASDFGGGVMRSMGDMFTTALVAAILAALLLRFARQVGAALARRQVELALPARVATVVGIASVATLIISVLIHVLALFVHHAVLDSTLDYFARTGLLPDRLVFFVFFTMMLATISIMAMLLGVAWLAAQLMLRYWPASHGSRRRWALAGIAGLSTALIYFGSIMGGNAVPWTIWLGFWLVSWGGVIFVSEQPERINDWMHFRGALLGILLLTIPLYMLLYRGMDVQLRNRMVEAASSFDTGRDPRVIFAIEQALYDAAEDAVLQNQLLAAEVPVVRLDTIAESLYRGSSLVSLLTYDVSLTVFDANETPVGRFMEEAPDLDVRALDQEDALEFLLLKSMFSESGSDSMLVEQVTGRREPDRFQYEGLGPIFHADSLRQVGWVMARVEPKTLLRDEGKLFPKVLLPTGVNQLRGNFSLAEFQDHVLIRTFGSDFGRYRMQEQVFDALKSRTEFWQTESSGDKEYLTYYRQKSRQGFSGSVTQVAPVTTSIIAVRSSIINLFDHLYYLLRMTVAGIMLGGPLYLLVRLWWLRHRGWKRTRFKFKDRVLNAFLVVGMLAVAVVGVIGLRVVTAENEEAIESWIKEHLNRVEESLAFQAEFGELPSSTLARVNVNELSNQVGLDLNVYQDKSLVKTSRSQLIKDRLIDERLPVEAYYALNYEGARHAFIPENVGEFEYMAGYRVLSDRNGEPAYVISVPTLPEQERIKEERARTVAYLFGALLLLVVTIMLTASLLANALTRPIGRLRQGLEAVARGRFERALPVDTKDEIGELVQTFNEMQEQLADSRRKLAQQERQLAWREMARQVAHEIKNPLTPMKLSVQHLRRSFQTLDNGTSADKGGKDERFKSLFERITVTLIEQVDALARIANEFSSFARLPKRILEPLDLNAVLEEAVALMQEQEDADITVALHPEPLVLEADREELRRIYINLIKNAIEATPEDRVRKVSVSTALLNGEGNDQVWAYSAIADEGSGIAADVRDRIFEPNFSSKTSGTGLGLAIVKKGIEDLHGEIGFETEENVGTTFWIRLPLVDDEK; encoded by the coding sequence ATGCCCGAGGCAAGACCTGACCTGCAACGCCCAGCCGGCGATATGCCGCGCTGGCAGCTTGTTGTGCTTGTTTTGCTCGTCTTGCTGCTGGCAGCTACGACGATGCTCAAGCAATACCGGCTTGGGCAGGTTGCTGGTGATACCAGCCGGCAGCAGGTGCGCATTGTTGAACAGGCTTTTGAGACCATCAAAAAAGACCTGGCAGGGCTCCAGGATGATTTGCTCGATGAAGCCCAGAAAATTGCTTCACGCAAAGAGATTGTAGAATCGCTTGATCTGTATAGCCAGACAAATGACCCGGCAAGCCTGCAGCGGCTCATCCGTTACTTTACTACCTATAAAAATGCGGAAGACGGCGCCGTAGAATTGTACACCGCCGCACCGCGCCTCCTCGCCTGGAAAGGCTTCAGCCTCTCAACCGGAGAAGCCCTGCTGAAGCCCGACTTTTTGAATACAGCGCACATCGAAGCCATTGACGATGAAGGGGTGCGCGAAGCCTTGATTGCCTGGCAGCCCGTTATTAGTGACGGACGCACCATCGGGGCGGTACGTGCGGTGCGGCTTGTCGGTGCAAAAATGCCGGTAGAAAACCAGTTTTTGCAGAGTTACAGCCTTTCAGATCGATGGCGCCGGCTCACCCGGTTGCCCGTCCAGGCCTGGGTGCAACAACAGGTTTCGCTTACAGAACAAGAACACGCTGAAGGTCGCCTTTGGCCCATCACCGATGTTGAAGGGCATACCCTTGGATCGGTCTACATTGCTTTTCCGCGGGCAGACGAACTCCAGGCCTCCATTGAAGAACAATTCAGCGATATACAAACCGTATGGCTTGCGCTCATGGGCATGTTGCTCATGTTAATGTGTTTTCAATGGCTTCGCCGGCTGCCTGTCACCGGGCAGCCCACCAGCAAGTCCATCAGAATGGCATCCGTGCAACTCTTTGTGCTGACCTTCTTGCTGGTCGGCTTCCGATACGGCATGTTGTTATTCGATGTCCCGGCGCGCTGGCAACGCGGGAAAGCGCCGCTGGCGCCGCTTTTTGATCCATCCCATTTTGCCTCAGATTTTGGCGGCGGTGTGATGCGTTCGATGGGGGACATGTTTACCACGGCACTGGTTGCAGCCATTTTGGCTGCGTTGCTGTTGCGTTTTGCGCGCCAGGTAGGGGCCGCGCTTGCCCGTAGACAAGTTGAACTGGCGCTGCCGGCACGGGTTGCTACCGTAGTCGGCATTGCTTCTGTTGCCACCCTGATCATCAGTGTACTGATTCACGTACTTGCGCTGTTTGTGCACCATGCTGTGCTCGACAGTACACTCGACTATTTTGCGCGCACCGGATTGTTGCCTGACCGCCTGGTCTTCTTTGTGTTTTTCACAATGATGCTGGCAACCATTTCCATTATGGCGATGTTGCTTGGTGTTGCGTGGCTTGCTGCGCAACTCATGTTACGCTATTGGCCGGCATCTCACGGCAGCCGGCGGCGCTGGGCGCTTGCTGGCATCGCCGGCCTGTCAACAGCCTTGATCTATTTTGGTAGCATTATGGGGGGCAACGCTGTGCCCTGGACCATCTGGCTGGGATTCTGGCTCGTTAGCTGGGGCGGGGTCATTTTCGTTTCTGAGCAACCCGAGCGGATCAATGACTGGATGCACTTTCGCGGCGCCTTGCTCGGTATTCTGCTCCTCACCATCCCGCTTTACATGCTGTTGTATCGGGGTATGGATGTGCAATTGCGTAACCGGATGGTGGAGGCAGCCAGTTCGTTTGATACGGGTCGCGATCCGCGCGTTATTTTTGCCATCGAGCAGGCCCTGTATGACGCCGCTGAAGATGCCGTTTTGCAAAACCAGCTATTGGCTGCTGAAGTGCCTGTCGTTCGCCTTGATACCATAGCTGAAAGCCTGTATCGCGGCTCTTCGCTGGTGTCACTGCTTACATACGATGTGAGCCTTACCGTTTTTGATGCCAATGAAACGCCTGTTGGCCGCTTTATGGAAGAGGCGCCTGATCTTGATGTTCGTGCGCTGGATCAGGAAGATGCGCTGGAATTTCTGTTGTTGAAATCCATGTTTTCGGAGAGTGGATCGGACAGCATGCTTGTAGAGCAGGTCACGGGCCGGCGCGAGCCCGACCGCTTCCAGTATGAAGGCCTTGGTCCTATCTTTCATGCGGATAGCCTCCGACAGGTGGGATGGGTGATGGCACGGGTTGAGCCCAAAACGCTGCTCCGCGATGAAGGCAAACTCTTTCCGAAAGTGCTGCTGCCAACCGGGGTCAACCAGTTACGCGGCAATTTCTCGCTGGCCGAGTTTCAAGACCACGTTCTTATTCGCACATTTGGTTCAGATTTTGGCCGATACCGCATGCAGGAGCAGGTATTTGATGCCTTAAAATCGCGCACCGAGTTCTGGCAAACCGAGTCGTCGGGCGACAAAGAATACCTGACCTATTACAGGCAGAAATCGCGGCAGGGGTTTTCTGGAAGTGTCACCCAGGTTGCCCCAGTTACTACCTCAATTATTGCGGTACGCTCTTCGATTATCAACCTGTTTGACCACCTGTATTACCTTCTGCGGATGACCGTTGCCGGCATCATGCTGGGTGGCCCCCTTTATTTGCTTGTGCGGCTCTGGTGGTTGCGGCATAGGGGATGGAAACGCACCCGGTTCAAGTTCAAAGACCGCGTTTTGAATGCCTTCCTGGTTGTAGGGATGCTGGCTGTTGCTGTTGTAGGCGTTATTGGGCTTCGGGTTGTGACTGCGGAGAATGAAGAAGCCATTGAAAGCTGGATCAAGGAGCATCTGAACAGGGTGGAGGAGAGCCTTGCGTTTCAAGCGGAGTTTGGCGAATTGCCTTCGAGTACATTGGCCCGGGTAAATGTAAATGAGTTATCCAACCAGGTCGGACTCGACTTGAATGTCTATCAGGATAAAAGCCTGGTAAAGACAAGCCGGAGCCAGTTGATCAAAGATCGCCTCATCGACGAGCGCCTCCCCGTTGAAGCGTACTATGCCCTCAATTACGAAGGGGCGCGCCACGCGTTTATTCCGGAGAATGTGGGTGAATTTGAATACATGGCCGGTTACCGCGTGTTGTCTGATCGTAACGGTGAGCCGGCGTATGTGATTTCGGTACCCACGCTCCCGGAGCAGGAGCGCATCAAGGAAGAGCGCGCGCGTACGGTTGCTTATTTGTTTGGCGCATTGCTGTTGCTGGTCGTGACCATTATGCTCACCGCTTCGCTGCTTGCCAATGCCCTGACGCGTCCGATTGGTCGCCTGCGGCAAGGGCTGGAAGCCGTGGCACGGGGGCGGTTTGAGCGCGCATTGCCTGTAGATACCAAAGATGAAATTGGGGAGTTGGTGCAAACCTTCAACGAGATGCAGGAGCAACTGGCGGATAGCCGGCGCAAACTGGCCCAACAGGAGCGGCAACTGGCATGGCGCGAAATGGCACGTCAGGTGGCGCATGAAATTAAAAATCCACTTACCCCGATGAAGCTGTCGGTGCAGCACCTCCGTCGTTCTTTCCAGACGTTGGATAACGGCACATCAGCTGACAAGGGCGGCAAAGACGAGCGCTTCAAAAGCCTCTTTGAGCGTATTACCGTCACCCTTATAGAACAAGTAGACGCGCTCGCACGCATTGCCAACGAGTTTTCATCCTTTGCCCGTTTACCCAAGCGCATCCTGGAGCCCCTCGATCTGAACGCTGTGCTGGAAGAAGCCGTAGCGCTCATGCAGGAGCAAGAAGACGCAGACATTACTGTCGCCCTGCATCCTGAGCCGCTGGTGCTTGAAGCAGATCGCGAAGAATTGCGGCGTATCTACATCAACCTGATCAAAAATGCGATAGAAGCTACACCGGAAGACAGGGTACGCAAGGTCAGCGTCTCTACCGCCT